The proteins below come from a single Methanomassiliicoccales archaeon genomic window:
- a CDS encoding 4Fe-4S binding protein — translation METYRDLPQSTYTLQTTESVRTGTWRTVRPVLDRSKCVRCYNCWKFCPDMSAEVKEEGDYPSFDYEHCKGCGICSNECPTGAITMVREESRC, via the coding sequence ATGGAGACGTATCGGGATCTGCCTCAATCGACCTATACCTTGCAGACGACGGAGAGCGTTCGTACAGGCACCTGGCGCACGGTACGGCCAGTCCTGGACAGATCCAAGTGCGTGCGCTGTTACAACTGCTGGAAGTTCTGTCCCGACATGAGCGCGGAGGTGAAGGAGGAGGGCGACTATCCTTCCTTCGACTACGAGCACTGCAAGGGATGTGGCATCTGCTCCAACGAATGTCCCACCGGAGCGATCACCATGGTAAGGGAGGAGAGCCGATGCTAG
- a CDS encoding formylmethanofuran dehydrogenase subunit E family protein codes for MEMMPEELRQLKRFHGHLGPYVVVGYRMGSIARQRMEGRLWAISFTGTQVPLSCIVDGIQFSSSCTLGKGNISIQDKREAKAHFVNEKQLLEIKLLDEVREHIDASMSHETEELMAIGLFNEPEEAIFSIIVVESLSRERKVKLK; via the coding sequence ATGGAAATGATGCCCGAGGAGCTCCGGCAGCTCAAGCGATTCCACGGCCACCTCGGTCCCTATGTGGTGGTGGGCTATCGCATGGGGTCGATAGCCCGACAGAGAATGGAAGGGCGGTTGTGGGCGATATCCTTCACCGGTACCCAGGTTCCCCTGTCCTGCATCGTGGACGGCATCCAGTTCTCCTCTTCCTGCACTTTGGGAAAGGGCAACATCTCTATCCAGGACAAGCGGGAGGCCAAGGCGCATTTCGTCAATGAGAAGCAGTTGCTGGAGATCAAGCTCCTGGACGAGGTCCGCGAGCACATCGACGCCTCCATGAGCCACGAGACGGAGGAGCTAATGGCCATCGGGCTTTTCAATGAGCCTGAGGAAGCGATCTTCAGCATCATAGTAGTTGAGTCATTGTCGCGCGAGAGAAAAGTGAAACTAAAGTGA
- a CDS encoding U32 family peptidase, producing the protein MEVLAPAGSVEAFKAALLAGADAIYLGGKRFGARRFAENFTDAELRGAVALAHDRNVRVYVTVNTLVKQSELGEVLDYLDLLKRIDVDAVIVQDRGLVRLIRDEVGMPMHASTQMGIHTPEGVLWAKENGLDRVILSRELTLEEIEIIAGSADIGLEVFVHGALCYSFSGQCLFSSMVGGRSGNRGMCAQPCRKRYALGNDTGYLLSTADMYCADALPELARMGIAAVKIEGRMRSPAYVHFVTKAYKQAILRLENGEEPLVGEREKELMLVAFNRGFSGGHMLGDDPMQKCHPESRGLLVGTGTVAGGELSVRSSSVLAGDGITLYSEERKIGGFAVPSKRSDEGYRIPFPLPDGTYHVYKTRDREFEALDGSIRKLKLHPMPAEHRHLDLDLPSVPRSPKRAEVAAYVSSLKTLEKALPFVDRVYFEWTERMDEACSMCKRAGAEFVPMLPRVSPRIPETNEERVMVCSVDQAKRFEDRTVFGHYSMNLYNGLALPDMYQCCASVELARDELKSLAEHYPHRLEVLVFGRVELMVTKDPSIRQGTLVDERGAAFPVYRDRAGYAHILNSADLFLLDFLEEIEGLGVDSLGLDLRKKNAELAAMVAKAFQERDIKKKGAIKRKVGAITSGHYLRGVD; encoded by the coding sequence ATGGAGGTCTTGGCCCCGGCTGGCTCTGTGGAGGCGTTCAAAGCGGCCCTACTGGCAGGAGCGGATGCCATATACCTTGGAGGTAAGCGCTTCGGAGCTAGGAGGTTCGCGGAGAACTTCACCGATGCGGAGCTGCGGGGGGCGGTGGCTCTCGCTCACGATAGGAATGTAAGAGTGTATGTCACCGTCAACACCTTGGTGAAGCAGTCCGAGCTAGGGGAGGTTCTTGACTACCTGGACCTCCTGAAGCGCATCGACGTCGACGCCGTCATCGTCCAGGATCGAGGACTGGTGCGATTGATCAGGGATGAGGTGGGAATGCCCATGCATGCCTCCACCCAGATGGGAATTCACACTCCGGAAGGTGTCCTATGGGCCAAGGAGAACGGTCTGGACCGGGTGATCCTTTCCCGCGAGCTCACCCTGGAGGAGATCGAGATCATCGCCGGGAGCGCGGACATCGGGCTCGAGGTGTTCGTCCATGGAGCGCTGTGCTACTCGTTCTCGGGGCAATGCCTCTTCTCCAGCATGGTCGGTGGACGAAGTGGGAATCGGGGAATGTGCGCGCAGCCTTGCCGGAAACGCTATGCGCTTGGAAATGACACTGGCTATCTGCTGAGCACGGCGGACATGTACTGTGCGGATGCCTTGCCCGAACTCGCCCGCATGGGAATAGCGGCCGTCAAGATCGAGGGCAGGATGCGCTCCCCTGCCTACGTTCATTTCGTGACCAAGGCCTACAAGCAGGCGATCCTAAGACTGGAGAATGGCGAGGAGCCGTTGGTGGGGGAGAGGGAGAAGGAGCTGATGCTCGTGGCCTTCAACCGGGGCTTCTCCGGAGGGCACATGCTAGGGGACGACCCGATGCAGAAGTGCCACCCCGAATCCCGGGGCCTGCTGGTCGGGACCGGGACCGTGGCGGGCGGAGAGCTTTCCGTGCGGTCCTCCAGTGTGCTAGCGGGGGATGGCATCACTTTGTACAGCGAGGAGCGCAAAATCGGAGGCTTCGCGGTCCCGAGCAAGAGATCCGATGAAGGCTATCGCATCCCGTTCCCGCTGCCGGACGGCACCTATCATGTTTACAAGACCAGGGACCGTGAATTCGAAGCCCTCGACGGGAGCATACGGAAACTGAAGCTTCACCCCATGCCCGCGGAGCACCGCCATCTGGACCTAGATCTGCCATCGGTGCCACGCTCGCCAAAAAGGGCGGAGGTGGCTGCCTACGTCTCTTCCCTGAAGACCCTGGAGAAGGCGTTGCCTTTCGTGGATCGCGTGTACTTCGAGTGGACGGAAAGGATGGACGAGGCTTGTTCGATGTGCAAACGAGCGGGAGCGGAATTCGTGCCCATGCTGCCACGGGTCTCTCCTCGAATACCAGAGACGAACGAGGAGAGGGTGATGGTGTGCTCCGTGGACCAGGCCAAGAGGTTCGAGGATAGAACGGTCTTCGGGCACTACTCCATGAACCTTTACAACGGCCTCGCCCTGCCGGACATGTACCAGTGCTGCGCCTCGGTAGAACTGGCACGTGACGAGCTGAAGAGCCTGGCCGAGCACTATCCTCATCGTCTCGAAGTGCTGGTCTTCGGTCGGGTGGAGCTCATGGTCACCAAGGACCCCTCGATCCGCCAAGGGACGCTGGTGGATGAGCGAGGAGCAGCCTTCCCCGTGTACCGCGATCGAGCTGGATACGCGCACATATTGAACTCGGCAGACCTCTTCCTCCTTGATTTCCTGGAGGAGATCGAGGGCCTGGGCGTGGATTCGTTGGGATTGGACCTGAGGAAGAAGAACGCCGAGCTGGCGGCGATGGTGGCCAAGGCTTTCCAGGAGAGGGATATCAAAAAGAAGGGAGCGATCAAGCGAAAGGTAGGGGCGATTACCTCTGGGCATTACCTTCGCGGAGTGGACTAG
- a CDS encoding type II/IV secretion system ATPase subunit: MRIFHSEEEMLTYYVLKPWEHSLPPDLFGLVGSVIDHISSHPPARLDLSQEELREEMLETSKNELFRLARNTGIRIAREGNGSPDIIDRISACVVRNTVGLGLFEILLADEHVEDIYVDAPASRNPIFLTLNGIGGKPTMMRATTNVLSSLEEINGLVSRIRYYSGRPFSEAFPILEADLGELNARATVIGPPLSQEGVALALRRHSDIPWTLPRLVSNGTIDPFAAGLISFLIDGHSTILICGARGAGKSALLSAAMFEFPVAHRILAIEDTPELPIQRMQSLGYNVQSLVVQPSMGEDRESKSEEALRVSLRLGESAIVVGEVRGREARVLYDSMRTGKAGSSVLGTIHGDSPESVLDRVVHEMGIPKRAFLATDIIINIGLHRPRGSQTPERRLLQIVESPEDEEGGFRALMDFDYGAGLLTERMTSPSRIISRIAGTWNMDYLEALQNIQARVEMRSLLIQAACRSGNEYLGPEWVCRANAFFWQRVEKGKGYGDIVDEFRRLVS; the protein is encoded by the coding sequence GTGAGAATATTCCACAGCGAGGAGGAGATGCTCACCTACTACGTATTGAAGCCATGGGAGCATTCGCTTCCGCCCGATCTCTTCGGGCTGGTGGGCTCCGTCATCGATCATATCTCCTCGCATCCTCCGGCCCGTCTCGATTTGAGCCAGGAGGAATTGAGGGAAGAGATGCTTGAGACGTCGAAAAACGAGCTGTTCCGCTTGGCGAGGAACACTGGCATACGCATAGCCCGTGAGGGCAATGGCTCCCCAGATATCATCGATCGAATCTCAGCCTGCGTGGTCCGCAACACCGTGGGGCTCGGCCTATTCGAGATACTGCTTGCCGACGAGCACGTGGAGGATATCTACGTGGACGCTCCCGCCTCCCGCAACCCCATCTTCCTCACGCTCAACGGCATTGGAGGAAAGCCGACGATGATGCGCGCCACCACCAATGTGCTCTCCTCCTTGGAAGAGATCAACGGTCTGGTATCTCGCATACGCTACTACAGCGGCCGACCTTTTTCCGAAGCCTTCCCCATCCTAGAAGCGGACTTGGGAGAGCTCAACGCTCGCGCCACCGTCATCGGACCCCCTCTTAGCCAAGAGGGTGTAGCATTGGCCCTGCGCCGTCATTCTGACATACCCTGGACGCTGCCCCGTCTGGTTTCTAATGGCACCATCGACCCTTTTGCCGCAGGTCTCATCTCCTTCCTCATCGACGGCCACAGCACCATCCTCATCTGCGGGGCAAGGGGCGCCGGAAAATCTGCCCTCCTGTCCGCCGCCATGTTCGAATTCCCCGTGGCCCATCGCATCCTGGCCATCGAGGACACTCCCGAACTCCCCATCCAACGAATGCAGTCCCTGGGATACAACGTGCAATCGCTGGTAGTGCAACCGTCCATGGGCGAGGACCGAGAGTCCAAGAGCGAGGAAGCGCTCCGCGTATCCCTTAGACTCGGGGAATCGGCCATCGTCGTGGGCGAGGTCCGAGGACGGGAGGCTCGGGTCCTCTACGACAGCATGCGCACCGGAAAGGCAGGGTCCAGTGTTCTTGGCACCATCCACGGGGATTCCCCCGAATCGGTGCTGGACCGGGTGGTGCACGAGATGGGCATCCCCAAACGGGCCTTCCTGGCCACGGACATCATCATCAATATCGGTTTACACAGGCCACGCGGTTCCCAGACGCCGGAAAGGCGACTCCTGCAGATCGTGGAGAGTCCCGAGGACGAGGAAGGAGGTTTCAGAGCGCTGATGGACTTCGACTATGGCGCGGGCCTGTTGACCGAGCGCATGACCTCCCCTTCGCGCATCATTTCCCGGATCGCCGGCACCTGGAACATGGACTATCTGGAGGCGCTGCAGAACATACAGGCCCGGGTGGAGATGCGTTCTCTGCTGATCCAGGCGGCCTGCCGGTCAGGGAACGAATATCTGGGGCCGGAATGGGTGTGCCGGGCAAACGCGTTCTTCTGGCAGAGGGTGGAGAAAGGAAAAGGCTATGGCGACATCGTGGACGAGTTCCGACGATTGGTGAGCTGA
- a CDS encoding beta-CASP ribonuclease aCPSF1, translating to MSADRILEEAREQVRKIVPSTVNITSIDFEGPLVVVYTRDLEAFASNNDIIRQLAQGMRRRVAIRPDPEMLADPESVEKRIREIIPAEAEITDIYFEHDTGEVTIEALSPGLVIGRQGSILNEIKKEVGWAPKVARAPPIPSKTVSEIRNYLRHVHDDRREFLNKVGRKLYRQKAEGDSWLRMTALGGFREVGRSCSLLSTRESKILIDCGALPGAGGSGQDTPYFAAPELQPLDSLDAIVITHAHLDHCGLVPVLFKYGYTGPIYCTPPTRDLMSLMLLDALKVSFGEAKKASYESSHVREAIMRTIPLKYGETTDISPDIRLTFQNAGHILGSAVCHFHVGDGLYNVAFTGDMKFERTWLFNATVNKFPRLETLVIESTYGGYHDIQPSRTDAANQLKSVVERALQRRGKIIIPVFAVGRSQEVMLVLEELMRTGKIETVPIYLDGMIWEATAIHTAYPEYLNSQLRTQIFQMGQNPFLSNIFKRVDSSEMRERICHDPDPAIVLATSGMMNGGPVMEYVKSWADDVNSALVFVGYQAEGTLGRKIQKGVSDLTLMEKGKPVTVTFKMAIETVDGFSGHSDRRQLINYIATLEPKPERIIIGHGEEHKCIDLASALYKKFNVETRAPMNLETIRMK from the coding sequence ATGAGCGCTGATAGAATACTGGAAGAAGCACGGGAACAAGTGCGCAAGATCGTACCGTCGACCGTCAACATCACGTCCATCGATTTCGAAGGACCGCTGGTGGTCGTCTACACCCGAGATCTGGAGGCCTTCGCTTCGAACAACGACATCATCAGGCAGTTGGCGCAGGGCATGCGACGTCGGGTGGCCATTCGACCAGACCCGGAGATGCTAGCCGATCCCGAGAGCGTGGAGAAGCGCATCCGGGAGATCATCCCCGCTGAAGCGGAGATCACCGACATCTACTTCGAGCATGATACGGGCGAGGTTACGATCGAAGCGCTCTCCCCTGGCCTGGTCATCGGACGACAAGGCTCTATCCTGAACGAGATCAAGAAGGAGGTGGGCTGGGCACCTAAGGTTGCACGAGCTCCTCCCATCCCCTCAAAGACCGTTTCGGAGATACGTAACTACCTGCGCCACGTGCACGACGATCGCCGGGAGTTCCTGAATAAAGTGGGACGCAAGCTCTACCGGCAGAAGGCCGAAGGAGACTCCTGGCTAAGGATGACCGCCTTGGGCGGGTTCCGAGAGGTCGGTCGGAGTTGCAGCCTGCTTTCCACCAGGGAGAGCAAGATCCTCATCGATTGCGGTGCCCTTCCCGGAGCCGGAGGCAGTGGCCAGGATACGCCCTATTTCGCTGCGCCCGAACTGCAGCCGCTCGACTCCCTCGACGCTATCGTCATCACGCATGCGCACTTGGACCACTGCGGCCTGGTGCCCGTGCTCTTCAAGTACGGCTACACAGGCCCGATCTACTGCACACCGCCGACCCGCGATCTCATGTCGCTCATGCTCCTGGACGCGCTCAAAGTGTCCTTCGGGGAGGCGAAGAAGGCATCTTACGAATCGTCGCATGTCCGGGAGGCGATCATGCGCACCATCCCCCTGAAATACGGGGAGACGACGGACATCTCTCCGGACATCCGCTTGACATTCCAGAACGCTGGTCATATCCTGGGCTCGGCCGTCTGCCACTTCCACGTTGGGGACGGCCTCTACAACGTGGCTTTCACCGGCGACATGAAGTTCGAACGCACCTGGCTTTTCAACGCCACGGTCAACAAGTTCCCCCGGTTGGAGACTCTGGTCATCGAGTCGACCTACGGTGGCTACCACGACATCCAGCCCAGCCGCACCGATGCCGCCAACCAGCTGAAGTCGGTGGTGGAGCGCGCCTTGCAGCGTCGGGGCAAGATAATCATCCCCGTCTTTGCCGTGGGGCGTTCCCAAGAGGTCATGCTGGTGCTGGAGGAGCTCATGCGCACGGGCAAGATCGAGACGGTGCCCATCTACCTGGACGGAATGATCTGGGAAGCTACCGCCATCCACACTGCCTATCCTGAGTATCTCAATTCCCAGCTGCGGACCCAGATCTTCCAGATGGGACAGAATCCATTCCTATCCAACATCTTCAAGCGGGTGGACTCCTCGGAGATGAGGGAGCGGATCTGCCATGACCCCGATCCTGCCATTGTGCTTGCCACGAGCGGCATGATGAACGGCGGCCCGGTCATGGAATACGTCAAGTCCTGGGCGGACGATGTCAACAGTGCCTTGGTGTTCGTAGGTTACCAGGCCGAAGGAACGCTAGGAAGGAAGATCCAGAAAGGGGTGAGCGACCTCACCTTGATGGAGAAAGGTAAGCCCGTAACGGTCACGTTCAAGATGGCCATAGAGACGGTGGATGGGTTCTCCGGGCACTCCGACCGCCGGCAGCTCATCAACTACATCGCCACCCTGGAGCCTAAGCCGGAGAGGATCATCATAGGCCATGGCGAAGAGCACAAGTGCATTGACCTGGCCAGCGCCCTCTACAAGAAGTTCAACGTGGAGACCAGGGCCCCGATGAACCTTGAGACCATCAGGATGAAGTGA
- a CDS encoding 2-oxoacid:acceptor oxidoreductase family protein, with product MSAVPLFQLVEGMIEIRFHGRGGQGAVVASELLARAAVMNRLHASAFPFFGVERRGAPVTAFCRIDLRPIRTHSEIYFPDYVVVLDASLLGMTDVLHGLKPDGSLLINTTKEPCDLQSVRWHSVATVDATGIAIKHGLGTEVAPIVNTAIIGAFTRLCPQVPLESVVESIMKAAPSKKEENAAAAREAFEAVKGVA from the coding sequence ATGAGCGCAGTGCCCTTATTTCAACTGGTAGAGGGCATGATAGAGATCAGATTCCACGGACGCGGAGGCCAAGGCGCGGTGGTAGCCTCCGAGCTATTGGCCAGGGCCGCGGTCATGAACCGCCTGCACGCCTCCGCTTTTCCTTTCTTCGGGGTGGAGCGAAGAGGGGCGCCGGTGACCGCCTTTTGCCGCATCGACCTCCGCCCCATCCGCACCCATTCCGAGATCTATTTCCCAGACTATGTGGTGGTACTGGACGCAAGCCTTCTGGGCATGACCGACGTGCTCCATGGCCTGAAACCGGATGGCAGCTTGCTCATCAACACCACCAAGGAACCTTGCGATCTGCAATCGGTCCGTTGGCACTCGGTGGCCACCGTGGATGCCACGGGGATCGCCATCAAGCATGGTCTGGGAACGGAGGTCGCACCGATAGTCAACACGGCCATCATCGGAGCTTTCACTAGATTGTGTCCACAAGTGCCACTGGAGTCGGTGGTGGAGAGCATCATGAAGGCCGCGCCGAGCAAGAAAGAGGAGAACGCCGCGGCCGCCCGGGAGGCCTTCGAAGCGGTCAAGGGGGTGGCCTGA
- a CDS encoding 2,3-bisphosphoglycerate-independent phosphoglycerate mutase, with product MSKRKILVVVMDGLGDRSIKELGDRTPLQAAHTPNLDWFAKNGASGMVDIISPGVRPGSDTSHLAILGYDPYQVYTGRGPFEAAGVGLVGKKGDVAFRCNFATVDEELKVIDRRAGRIKEPDTTELVKALAGWNIEGVEVIVKEATEHRAVLLLRGEGLSAAVSDVDPHDETSIHDAKALGPEAKRTADVVNAFVRKSYETLHSHPVNLRREKEGKPPANILLPRGAGVFPDIEPFESRYRMKGACVAGVSLIKGICRVCGLDVIEVEGATGGLDTNMGAKARAALRLFEDHDFVLLNIKATDIVSHDGDAKGKVQIIERLDDMVGILRQGRTPETVLAFLADHCTPVEIKDHSGDPVPLVIYCADMVRDGLTNYDEVSSSKGGLGRLRGMDILPILMDKANRSEKFGA from the coding sequence GTGAGCAAGCGAAAGATCCTCGTCGTGGTCATGGACGGGTTGGGCGACCGCTCCATCAAGGAGCTTGGAGATAGGACCCCTCTACAGGCGGCCCACACGCCCAACCTTGATTGGTTCGCCAAGAACGGCGCGAGCGGCATGGTGGACATCATCTCGCCCGGTGTGAGGCCCGGAAGCGACACCTCTCATCTAGCGATCCTAGGGTATGACCCATACCAAGTGTACACCGGCCGGGGACCTTTCGAGGCGGCTGGAGTGGGGTTGGTGGGAAAGAAGGGCGATGTGGCATTCCGCTGCAACTTCGCCACCGTGGACGAGGAGCTGAAGGTCATCGACCGCCGGGCCGGGCGCATCAAGGAGCCGGACACCACCGAGCTGGTGAAAGCGCTCGCTGGCTGGAACATCGAGGGCGTTGAGGTCATCGTCAAAGAGGCGACCGAGCACAGAGCGGTGCTGTTGCTGCGCGGGGAAGGCCTCTCCGCGGCGGTCTCGGACGTCGACCCTCATGATGAGACGTCGATCCATGATGCGAAGGCGCTTGGACCAGAAGCGAAGAGGACGGCCGACGTCGTCAACGCCTTCGTGCGCAAGTCGTACGAGACGTTGCATTCCCACCCAGTGAATCTGAGACGGGAGAAGGAAGGAAAGCCTCCAGCGAACATACTGCTGCCTCGGGGGGCAGGTGTGTTCCCGGACATCGAGCCCTTCGAATCGAGATATCGGATGAAAGGGGCATGCGTAGCTGGCGTTTCGCTCATAAAGGGCATCTGCCGGGTCTGCGGTCTGGACGTGATCGAGGTCGAAGGGGCGACTGGTGGTCTGGACACGAACATGGGGGCCAAGGCCAGGGCTGCGCTTCGCCTTTTCGAAGACCACGATTTCGTGCTGCTGAACATAAAGGCCACGGACATTGTATCCCACGATGGTGATGCCAAGGGCAAAGTGCAGATCATCGAAAGACTGGATGATATGGTGGGCATACTGCGGCAAGGCAGGACACCGGAAACGGTGTTGGCCTTCTTGGCTGACCATTGCACACCCGTGGAGATCAAGGACCATTCCGGGGACCCGGTCCCATTGGTCATCTACTGCGCGGACATGGTGCGGGATGGTCTGACCAATTATGACGAGGTTTCGTCATCCAAGGGCGGGTTGGGGAGGCTCAGGGGCATGGACATCCTTCCCATCCTCATGGACAAGGCGAACAGGTCGGAGAAGTTCGGAGCCTAG
- the psmB gene encoding archaeal proteasome endopeptidase complex subunit beta, producing the protein MVENQQLKTGTTTIGIVNRDGVVLASEHRATMGNIIAHKDVQKIFKIDENLGLTTAGLVGDAQLLARYIKAEVELYRLKRGTAITIKSASTLLSNILHRGGGAGGYYYVGLIMGGVDKTGGHVYGIDAAGGSIRDDYVSVGSGSLFAYGVLEDSYEKGMSMEQSADLAIRSLNAAMKRDSASGDGMAIICISDSGFRELTDDEVRKRAAKLGIDYPKAR; encoded by the coding sequence ATGGTGGAAAACCAGCAACTCAAGACAGGCACGACCACAATCGGTATCGTAAATAGGGACGGTGTAGTGCTCGCTTCCGAGCACAGAGCCACGATGGGAAACATCATCGCTCACAAGGACGTTCAGAAAATATTCAAGATCGACGAGAACTTGGGCCTCACGACAGCGGGTCTGGTGGGCGACGCCCAGCTTCTGGCCCGCTACATAAAGGCCGAGGTGGAGCTCTACCGCCTGAAGCGCGGAACGGCCATCACCATCAAATCCGCATCCACGCTGCTATCCAACATACTGCACCGCGGAGGCGGTGCTGGCGGATACTACTACGTGGGCCTGATCATGGGCGGCGTAGACAAAACCGGTGGGCATGTCTATGGCATCGACGCTGCGGGAGGCTCGATCCGGGATGATTACGTGTCCGTGGGCTCGGGATCGCTCTTCGCCTATGGTGTGCTCGAGGACAGCTATGAGAAGGGAATGTCCATGGAGCAGAGCGCCGACCTGGCCATCCGCTCGCTCAACGCGGCCATGAAACGCGATTCCGCCAGCGGCGACGGCATGGCCATCATCTGCATCTCAGATAGCGGGTTCCGCGAGCTGACCGATGACGAGGTAAGAAAGAGGGCGGCAAAACTGGGCATTGATTACCCCAAAGCCCGCTAA
- a CDS encoding PF20097 family protein: MNCPSCGSPMEEGFIETESLVSGVKWRKEITSMSRIGIGGDRIYESNMWGIVHIKADRCPKCRLLIHNY, translated from the coding sequence ATGAACTGTCCATCCTGCGGTTCCCCCATGGAGGAAGGATTCATAGAGACCGAGAGCTTGGTTTCTGGGGTCAAATGGAGAAAGGAGATCACCTCTATGAGCAGGATCGGCATCGGGGGCGATAGGATCTACGAATCGAACATGTGGGGCATCGTGCATATCAAAGCAGATAGGTGTCCCAAGTGCCGCCTGTTGATCCACAATTATTGA
- a CDS encoding DUF2085 domain-containing protein gives MWHPRGALQRAESTMLAFFLFFTLLVFLVPFTLTPGQVTDLSGRVGNVDNGDQLSSMNPLAAAVYWLGDANCHQIAERSFFLNGNQMPFCARDVSIFAGLVIGLALALFANPRPNLWLVMLGFVPIALDGGAQIMLDYQSSNLLRAVTGLLAGLCVAMLLHLFATKTLGKSDLAQPSPDDL, from the coding sequence GTGTGGCATCCGCGAGGGGCTCTCCAGAGGGCAGAGAGCACGATGCTGGCATTCTTCCTGTTCTTCACTCTCTTAGTATTCCTGGTGCCGTTCACATTGACCCCAGGCCAGGTCACCGACCTCTCGGGTCGGGTGGGCAACGTCGACAATGGAGACCAGCTCTCCTCAATGAACCCGTTGGCGGCCGCCGTCTATTGGCTGGGAGATGCCAATTGCCATCAGATAGCGGAGAGGTCTTTCTTCTTGAACGGTAATCAGATGCCCTTCTGTGCTCGGGATGTGAGCATATTCGCGGGGTTGGTGATCGGTTTGGCCCTGGCGCTCTTCGCGAATCCGCGGCCGAACCTTTGGTTGGTGATGCTGGGCTTCGTTCCGATCGCTCTAGACGGCGGAGCGCAGATCATGCTGGACTATCAATCCAGCAATTTGCTTCGGGCGGTCACCGGGCTCTTGGCGGGATTGTGTGTAGCCATGCTGCTTCATCTTTTCGCGACCAAGACCCTTGGGAAAAGCGACCTCGCCCAGCCCTCGCCAGACGATCTGTGA
- the twy1 gene encoding 4-demethylwyosine synthase TYW1 produces MRPELKRKLEKQQYRLVGNHGAVKLCHWMRQSMLKGRMCYKQAFYGISSHRCLQMTPVVQDCNQECIFCWRVRGFEGQDDAWDEPKEMLGELIRQQRLLITGFPGDPRCDLKKYEQAKEPKHVAISLAGEPTLYPHLSELIGECHRRGMSTFLVTNGTMPEVIENLDPLPTQLYVTLAAPNKSIYREVCQPRMADGWERLMRTLEILPSLSTRTVIRHTLVAGHNLGYEAEYADLDRKADPTFIEPKGFVFVGSSRERLSIDNMPSHQSIVEFGLRLGEMLGLDLLKEKADSRVVLLGEKTVKVELDL; encoded by the coding sequence ATGAGGCCGGAGCTCAAGAGGAAGCTGGAGAAGCAGCAATATCGGCTGGTGGGCAACCACGGGGCGGTCAAGCTCTGCCATTGGATGAGGCAGTCCATGCTCAAGGGCCGAATGTGCTACAAGCAGGCGTTCTACGGCATCAGCTCGCATCGCTGCCTGCAGATGACCCCGGTGGTGCAGGACTGCAACCAAGAATGCATCTTCTGCTGGAGGGTGCGGGGTTTCGAAGGCCAGGACGACGCCTGGGACGAACCCAAGGAGATGCTGGGCGAGCTCATCAGACAGCAGCGGCTGCTGATCACCGGCTTCCCGGGCGACCCGCGCTGCGACCTGAAGAAGTACGAGCAGGCGAAGGAGCCCAAGCACGTGGCCATTTCGCTGGCCGGAGAGCCCACATTGTATCCGCACCTGAGCGAGCTGATCGGCGAATGCCACCGCAGGGGAATGAGCACCTTCCTGGTGACCAACGGCACCATGCCCGAGGTGATCGAGAACCTGGATCCTCTGCCGACGCAGTTGTACGTCACATTGGCCGCGCCGAACAAGTCCATCTACCGTGAGGTATGCCAGCCTAGGATGGCCGATGGATGGGAGCGGCTCATGCGCACCCTGGAAATTCTGCCCTCGCTGAGCACCCGAACGGTAATCCGCCACACCCTGGTTGCCGGACACAACCTTGGCTACGAGGCGGAATACGCGGATTTGGATAGGAAGGCAGATCCGACCTTCATCGAACCCAAAGGCTTCGTGTTCGTCGGTTCGTCCCGGGAAAGACTGAGCATCGACAACATGCCCTCACATCAGAGCATCGTGGAGTTCGGGTTGAGGCTGGGGGAGATGCTGGGACTCGATCTTCTGAAGGAGAAAGCGGACAGCCGAGTGGTGTTGCTGGGGGAGAAGACCGTCAAGGTCGAGCTGGACCTTTGA